The stretch of DNA GTGAAATCGTCATGGAAGAACTGGCAAAGATCCCTACTCTGCATACGCCTAAACCAAAAGGCGCATTCTATGTGTTCCCTGAATATGATTATAAAATGAACTCTGTGGATCTGACAGAATATCTTCTTACAACTGCTCATGTGGCAGTCACTCCCGGTTCGGCATTTGGTCCAGGCAGTGATGGGCATATCAGAATATCATATGCCTGTTCAAGGGATGATATAAGAGAAGGATTAAGAAGAATTGGAGAGGCTCTGTCTAAATTAGACAGATGATCTCAGTTTTTTATTACAAGAGCTTCAAGAAGCTCTTCCAATCCTTCATTTGTTTTTGCACATGTTTTTATAAGTTTCTTGCCGCCGGTTACGGTTGCATAATCTTTCTCAAGAAGGCTGATATCGCTGTCCATGTAAGGAGCGATGTCCATTTTGTTCAGAACTGTAATGTCCGAGGAAGAAAAGATCATCGGCTGCTTTCTGACCATATCATCGCCTTCAGTTACTGATATAACGACAACCCTTCTGTCTGTTCCCAGTGGAAAATCTGCAGGACATACAAGATTTCCTACATTTTCAATAAACAGGAAGTCGATGGAATCCAGATCAAGATCATCCAAGGCATGATCCACCATGTGAGCATCCAGATGGCATTCTTTTCCGGTATTGAGATTCAATGCTGGAATTCCCGCAGCTGTAAAACGGTTATAATCATCCTGGCCTACCAGATCACCCGCGATTACAGCCGGCCTGAAGCCTTTTTCTTTCATTAAAACTGCAAGTTTAGTAATCAGAAGAGTTTTTCCTGAACCGATGGCACCCATAAAATCTACAGATGTTATGCCCTTGGCATGAAGACGATTCAGATTGTCTTCGCCTATCTTTTTGTTGCAAGCTAAAATGTCAGCTTCTACAGAGATATCTGCAATTTTGTGCACAGTCTCTGAGAAGCTTTGTATGTTCTTAACAGTAACGCCGTTTATTCATGCTTGTGTTCTTCGTGTCCTTCAGAACAGCACTCGCAGTCGCATTCCGTTTCATCAAATTCAACAGGGCTGAGGAAATCAACAAGGAATGCGTTCATTTCTTCAATGAGCTTTTTTGCATCGCTGACTCTTCCCTCGTCCAAAAGACTCACGATTGTTTCTAAGTCCTCCTGCATTGCTGACAGGTCTTCTTCAAGGTCGTCCAACAGGATGTAGAACAGATCAATCTTATTCATCATAATTGGAAGATAGGTGGCATACGTCATTAAGATTCCGCAATTTTTAGACGATTACTCGTCTTTTTTTGAAGAATATCGGTAGTGTCTTTAATTCAGATATGTTTAGTAATCATAAGTAAATATTTTTCTGGATGCATGTTCATGAAAAACTCAACAGCGTGCGGTTAAACGTCTGTTGAGAGCAGTATTTTCTGATGTGTCGTATTGAATTTTCATAAATCGTAAAATGTACAGCTCAGATTTTGATTTTAAGGGCAAGGTTCAAATTGCTTCATGCTATCAGGTATCACGCCGAGATGCGTTACAGTCACTTCGGGTTCAGAGAGGAGAAATTTCAAATGGCCTATTGGAACAAAGACATCGAGACTATGCCAGCCAAGGAGTTGGAGGCCCTTCAGTATCAGCTTTTGAAAAAGTTAGTTGTCAGACTTTACGATTCTTCAGAATTTTACCATGGACGAATGAAGGAAGCAGGAGTTCTGCCGCAGGACATCAACAGCCTGGAGGACATCCGCAAGCTGCCTTTCATGAAAAAGAAGGATCTGCGCGATGGATATCCAGATAAAACATTTGCTGTTCCAAAAAAAGAGGTCATCAGATATCACGCATCCTCAGGAACGACTGGAAAGCCGACCGTAGTGGGATACACTAAAAATGATATTGAAATGTGGACGACTTCACTGGCAAGAGCAATGAAGTCAATGGGCTTGGGAGAAGACGATGTAATCCAGGTAAGCAACACATACGGGCTTTTCACAGGCGGACTTGGTTTTCATTATGCCGCGGAAATGATCGGAGCCGCCGCTGTACCGGCTTCTACAGGAAACACCGAGAGGCAGATTGAGCTGATTCAAGATCTGGGTGTAACTGCAATGGCCTGCACTCCTTCCTATTTGCTTCATATCGGAGAAGTGGCTGAAAAGAATGGAATTTCCATTAAGAATGATACGAACCTCAGGATTGGACTTTTAGGCGGAGAGCCCTGGTCGGATAAGATGAGAGAGAGAATCCAAGACTGGCTTGGAGTCAAAGGCCAAAACTGCTACGGAACATCTGAACTTTCAGGACCGATGTTTTCTGAATGCTCTGAAATGGACGGAGTGCATATCTGGGGTGATCTGGCCTATGTGGAAATT from Candidatus Methanomassiliicoccus intestinalis Issoire-Mx1 encodes:
- a CDS encoding phenylacetate--CoA ligase family protein, whose product is MAYWNKDIETMPAKELEALQYQLLKKLVVRLYDSSEFYHGRMKEAGVLPQDINSLEDIRKLPFMKKKDLRDGYPDKTFAVPKKEVIRYHASSGTTGKPTVVGYTKNDIEMWTTSLARAMKSMGLGEDDVIQVSNTYGLFTGGLGFHYAAEMIGAAAVPASTGNTERQIELIQDLGVTAMACTPSYLLHIGEVAEKNGISIKNDTNLRIGLLGGEPWSDKMRERIQDWLGVKGQNCYGTSELSGPMFSECSEMDGVHIWGDLAYVEILDTETGEPVAPGEKGEMVITMFQKEALPIIRYRIGDITSLYEEPCPCGRTHPRIHRISGRVDDMLVVRGINVFPSQVQHTLMGIPEVGEHFQIVVDRKGVLDTMMVRVELNEESFTDNIVKLMEIRENISYRLKNALNISSAVELVAPGTLPRYEGKTKFVVDKRGEF
- the hypB gene encoding hydrogenase nickel incorporation protein HypB; the protein is MHKIADISVEADILACNKKIGEDNLNRLHAKGITSVDFMGAIGSGKTLLITKLAVLMKEKGFRPAVIAGDLVGQDDYNRFTAAGIPALNLNTGKECHLDAHMVDHALDDLDLDSIDFLFIENVGNLVCPADFPLGTDRRVVVISVTEGDDMVRKQPMIFSSSDITVLNKMDIAPYMDSDISLLEKDYATVTGGKKLIKTCAKTNEGLEELLEALVIKN